Proteins found in one Venturia canescens isolate UGA chromosome 6, ASM1945775v1, whole genome shotgun sequence genomic segment:
- the LOC122412454 gene encoding uncharacterized protein isoform X3, which yields MALLLNKIMDYFQFKLLILSIILCLSGERSWGSDRARYDGYDLQKGPVFYEAYYADENQAKTTEPQQFRGNIKPEEQNFNGGMMIEKMYQTAGKSSVNRANWSPDEPRSQGTVDRFYTQQNQAPISNFDSNGDNRRQMRGQGNVHFIENRRFDEEYIKPILSAIENSAREILIKEFEKVREMQDTIENVKTSRSPRVVDLENRVSDGRRIPVGNPEPPSRSNQPNSFDQSLDTGSWKNWRANDYFTDHNRLEDSEFPNSVPRKPFAPEINNFQPESSNYVKSATTAPAREQHFAPGIESPVKLPKPQSLTSNYWPTKDFDYRNTETHENTRNTRKSNEIVPGVASIEISEMPRHKTRHHHGEKPRISKQHRRQTPVN from the exons ATGGCTTTGCTACTCAACAAGATCATGGATTACTTCCAGTTTAAACTTCTTATTCTATCCATCATTTTATGTC TGTCCGGTGAGAGATCGTGGGGATCCGACAGAGCCCG atACGATGGTTATGATCTACAAAAAGGACCGGTTTTCTACGAAGCGTACTACGCGGATGAGAACCAAGCAAAGACGACGGAACCCCAGCAATTTCGGGGAAACATCAAACCGGAAGAGCAGAATTTCAATGGTGGGatgatgatcgaaaaaatgtatcaaaCCGCAGGAAAATCTTCGGTAAACCGTGCAAACTGGAGTCCTGACGAACCCAGAAGTCAAGGCACCGTGGACCGTTTTTACACCCAACAAAATCAAGCTCCGATATCAAACTTCGATTCGAACGGAGATAACCGACGACAAATGAGAGGGCAAGGAAACGtacatttcattgaaaataggAGATTCGACGAGGAATACATAAAACCAATTTTGTCTGCGATTGAAAACAGTGCTCGTGAGATTTTGATTAAAGAATTTGAGAAAGTACGCGAAATGCAGGACACGATTGAGAATGTGAAAACTTCGAGGTCTCCGAGAGTTGTGGACTTGGAAAACCGAGTGAGCGATGGAAGGCGAATTCCGGTGGGTAATCCCGAGCCTCCGAGTCGTTCGAATCAGCCGAATTCGTTCGATCAGAGCTTGGACACGGGgagttggaaaaattggagagCCAACGATTATTTTACGGATCATAATCGTTTGGAAGATTCAGAATTTCCGAATTCCGTTCCTCGCAAACCATTCGCTCCTGAAATAAACAACTTTCAGCCCGAATCGAGCAACTACGTGAAGAGTGCGACTACTGCACCGGCGAGAGAACAGCATTTTGCGCCGGGAATAGAATCACCCGTGAAACTACCAAAACCACAATCATTAACGTCAAATTATTGGCCCACGAAAGATTTTGATTATCGAAATACAGAAACGCATGAAAATACACGAAATACTCGAAaatccaacgaaatcgttcCCGGCGTCGCATCCATCGAAATCAGTGAAATGCCACGACACAAAACTCGACATCATCACGGTGAAAAACCTCGAATCAGCAAACAACATCGTCGTCAGACGCCAGTAAACTAA
- the LOC122412455 gene encoding guanylate kinase isoform X2, which translates to MVFASGFKRLSIGFYNMLQKGPRPLVLCGPSGTGKSTLIKRLFEEFPDTLGFSVSHTTRVPRSGEEHGKHYYFTTKEAMQDLIDQGEFIENAVFSDNMYGTSKKAVEDVKNNGKICVLDIDMQGVMQIKKSDLEPLLIFIKPPSISELENRLKGRKTETHDSLQRRLSMARAEIDYGEQPGNFHAVIVNDNLDKAYEKLREIVLEELKRYQEIKS; encoded by the exons ATGGTCTTCGCTTCAGGCTTTAAAAGATTAAGCATAG gATTTTATAACATGCTTCAGAAAGGTCCTAGACCATTGGTCCTGTGCGGTCCATCTGGCACAGGCAAAAGTACTCTGATCAAACGTCTCTTTGAAGAATTTCCTGATACTCTGGGATTTTCAGTTTCTCATACAACTAGAGTACCAAGATCGGGCGAAGAGCATGGTAAACATTATTACTTCACAACTAAAGAAGCCATGCAAGATCTTATTGATCAAGGAGAGTTCATTGAGAATGCTGTTTTCAGCGACAATATGTATGGAACAAG CAAAAAAGCTGTTGAGGACGTGAAGAACAATGGTAAAATATGTGTCCTGGATATCGACATGCAAGGTGTCATGCAAATAAAGAAGAGCGATCTCGAACCGCTGCTCATTTTCATAAAACCTCCTTCGATATCGGAACttgaaaatcgtttgaaaGGCAGAAAAACTGAAACTCATGATTCCTTACAACGACGTTTGTCCATGGCCAGAGCAGAGATTGACTATG GTGAACAGCCCGGAAATTTTCATGCCGTGATTGTCAACGACAACTTGGACAAGGCTTACGAAAAACTGCGTGAAATTGTCCTGGAAGAACTTAAGAGATACCAGGAAATCA AGAGCTAA
- the LOC122412455 gene encoding guanylate kinase isoform X1, translated as MIVRHLRIGVYSKMVFASGFKRLSIGFYNMLQKGPRPLVLCGPSGTGKSTLIKRLFEEFPDTLGFSVSHTTRVPRSGEEHGKHYYFTTKEAMQDLIDQGEFIENAVFSDNMYGTSKKAVEDVKNNGKICVLDIDMQGVMQIKKSDLEPLLIFIKPPSISELENRLKGRKTETHDSLQRRLSMARAEIDYGEQPGNFHAVIVNDNLDKAYEKLREIVLEELKRYQEIKS; from the exons ATGATTGTCAGACAC CTGAGGATCGGGGTATACTCAAAAATGGTCTTCGCTTCAGGCTTTAAAAGATTAAGCATAG gATTTTATAACATGCTTCAGAAAGGTCCTAGACCATTGGTCCTGTGCGGTCCATCTGGCACAGGCAAAAGTACTCTGATCAAACGTCTCTTTGAAGAATTTCCTGATACTCTGGGATTTTCAGTTTCTCATACAACTAGAGTACCAAGATCGGGCGAAGAGCATGGTAAACATTATTACTTCACAACTAAAGAAGCCATGCAAGATCTTATTGATCAAGGAGAGTTCATTGAGAATGCTGTTTTCAGCGACAATATGTATGGAACAAG CAAAAAAGCTGTTGAGGACGTGAAGAACAATGGTAAAATATGTGTCCTGGATATCGACATGCAAGGTGTCATGCAAATAAAGAAGAGCGATCTCGAACCGCTGCTCATTTTCATAAAACCTCCTTCGATATCGGAACttgaaaatcgtttgaaaGGCAGAAAAACTGAAACTCATGATTCCTTACAACGACGTTTGTCCATGGCCAGAGCAGAGATTGACTATG GTGAACAGCCCGGAAATTTTCATGCCGTGATTGTCAACGACAACTTGGACAAGGCTTACGAAAAACTGCGTGAAATTGTCCTGGAAGAACTTAAGAGATACCAGGAAATCA AGAGCTAA
- the LOC122412454 gene encoding uncharacterized protein isoform X1, whose amino-acid sequence MALLLNKIMDYFQFKLLILSIILCLIVSEVSGERSWGSDRARYDGYDLQKGPVFYEAYYADENQAKTTEPQQFRGNIKPEEQNFNGGMMIEKMYQTAGKSSVNRANWSPDEPRSQGTVDRFYTQQNQAPISNFDSNGDNRRQMRGQGNVHFIENRRFDEEYIKPILSAIENSAREILIKEFEKVREMQDTIENVKTSRSPRVVDLENRVSDGRRIPVGNPEPPSRSNQPNSFDQSLDTGSWKNWRANDYFTDHNRLEDSEFPNSVPRKPFAPEINNFQPESSNYVKSATTAPAREQHFAPGIESPVKLPKPQSLTSNYWPTKDFDYRNTETHENTRNTRKSNEIVPGVASIEISEMPRHKTRHHHGEKPRISKQHRRQTPVN is encoded by the exons ATGGCTTTGCTACTCAACAAGATCATGGATTACTTCCAGTTTAAACTTCTTATTCTATCCATCATTTTATGTC TGATTGTTTCAGAAGTGTCCGGTGAGAGATCGTGGGGATCCGACAGAGCCCG atACGATGGTTATGATCTACAAAAAGGACCGGTTTTCTACGAAGCGTACTACGCGGATGAGAACCAAGCAAAGACGACGGAACCCCAGCAATTTCGGGGAAACATCAAACCGGAAGAGCAGAATTTCAATGGTGGGatgatgatcgaaaaaatgtatcaaaCCGCAGGAAAATCTTCGGTAAACCGTGCAAACTGGAGTCCTGACGAACCCAGAAGTCAAGGCACCGTGGACCGTTTTTACACCCAACAAAATCAAGCTCCGATATCAAACTTCGATTCGAACGGAGATAACCGACGACAAATGAGAGGGCAAGGAAACGtacatttcattgaaaataggAGATTCGACGAGGAATACATAAAACCAATTTTGTCTGCGATTGAAAACAGTGCTCGTGAGATTTTGATTAAAGAATTTGAGAAAGTACGCGAAATGCAGGACACGATTGAGAATGTGAAAACTTCGAGGTCTCCGAGAGTTGTGGACTTGGAAAACCGAGTGAGCGATGGAAGGCGAATTCCGGTGGGTAATCCCGAGCCTCCGAGTCGTTCGAATCAGCCGAATTCGTTCGATCAGAGCTTGGACACGGGgagttggaaaaattggagagCCAACGATTATTTTACGGATCATAATCGTTTGGAAGATTCAGAATTTCCGAATTCCGTTCCTCGCAAACCATTCGCTCCTGAAATAAACAACTTTCAGCCCGAATCGAGCAACTACGTGAAGAGTGCGACTACTGCACCGGCGAGAGAACAGCATTTTGCGCCGGGAATAGAATCACCCGTGAAACTACCAAAACCACAATCATTAACGTCAAATTATTGGCCCACGAAAGATTTTGATTATCGAAATACAGAAACGCATGAAAATACACGAAATACTCGAAaatccaacgaaatcgttcCCGGCGTCGCATCCATCGAAATCAGTGAAATGCCACGACACAAAACTCGACATCATCACGGTGAAAAACCTCGAATCAGCAAACAACATCGTCGTCAGACGCCAGTAAACTAA
- the LOC122412455 gene encoding guanylate kinase isoform X3, protein MLQKGPRPLVLCGPSGTGKSTLIKRLFEEFPDTLGFSVSHTTRVPRSGEEHGKHYYFTTKEAMQDLIDQGEFIENAVFSDNMYGTSKKAVEDVKNNGKICVLDIDMQGVMQIKKSDLEPLLIFIKPPSISELENRLKGRKTETHDSLQRRLSMARAEIDYGEQPGNFHAVIVNDNLDKAYEKLREIVLEELKRYQEIKS, encoded by the exons ATGCTTCAGAAAGGTCCTAGACCATTGGTCCTGTGCGGTCCATCTGGCACAGGCAAAAGTACTCTGATCAAACGTCTCTTTGAAGAATTTCCTGATACTCTGGGATTTTCAGTTTCTCATACAACTAGAGTACCAAGATCGGGCGAAGAGCATGGTAAACATTATTACTTCACAACTAAAGAAGCCATGCAAGATCTTATTGATCAAGGAGAGTTCATTGAGAATGCTGTTTTCAGCGACAATATGTATGGAACAAG CAAAAAAGCTGTTGAGGACGTGAAGAACAATGGTAAAATATGTGTCCTGGATATCGACATGCAAGGTGTCATGCAAATAAAGAAGAGCGATCTCGAACCGCTGCTCATTTTCATAAAACCTCCTTCGATATCGGAACttgaaaatcgtttgaaaGGCAGAAAAACTGAAACTCATGATTCCTTACAACGACGTTTGTCCATGGCCAGAGCAGAGATTGACTATG GTGAACAGCCCGGAAATTTTCATGCCGTGATTGTCAACGACAACTTGGACAAGGCTTACGAAAAACTGCGTGAAATTGTCCTGGAAGAACTTAAGAGATACCAGGAAATCA AGAGCTAA
- the LOC122412454 gene encoding uncharacterized protein isoform X2 gives MALLLNKIMDYFQFKLLILSIILCQVSGERSWGSDRARYDGYDLQKGPVFYEAYYADENQAKTTEPQQFRGNIKPEEQNFNGGMMIEKMYQTAGKSSVNRANWSPDEPRSQGTVDRFYTQQNQAPISNFDSNGDNRRQMRGQGNVHFIENRRFDEEYIKPILSAIENSAREILIKEFEKVREMQDTIENVKTSRSPRVVDLENRVSDGRRIPVGNPEPPSRSNQPNSFDQSLDTGSWKNWRANDYFTDHNRLEDSEFPNSVPRKPFAPEINNFQPESSNYVKSATTAPAREQHFAPGIESPVKLPKPQSLTSNYWPTKDFDYRNTETHENTRNTRKSNEIVPGVASIEISEMPRHKTRHHHGEKPRISKQHRRQTPVN, from the exons ATGGCTTTGCTACTCAACAAGATCATGGATTACTTCCAGTTTAAACTTCTTATTCTATCCATCATTTTATGTC AAGTGTCCGGTGAGAGATCGTGGGGATCCGACAGAGCCCG atACGATGGTTATGATCTACAAAAAGGACCGGTTTTCTACGAAGCGTACTACGCGGATGAGAACCAAGCAAAGACGACGGAACCCCAGCAATTTCGGGGAAACATCAAACCGGAAGAGCAGAATTTCAATGGTGGGatgatgatcgaaaaaatgtatcaaaCCGCAGGAAAATCTTCGGTAAACCGTGCAAACTGGAGTCCTGACGAACCCAGAAGTCAAGGCACCGTGGACCGTTTTTACACCCAACAAAATCAAGCTCCGATATCAAACTTCGATTCGAACGGAGATAACCGACGACAAATGAGAGGGCAAGGAAACGtacatttcattgaaaataggAGATTCGACGAGGAATACATAAAACCAATTTTGTCTGCGATTGAAAACAGTGCTCGTGAGATTTTGATTAAAGAATTTGAGAAAGTACGCGAAATGCAGGACACGATTGAGAATGTGAAAACTTCGAGGTCTCCGAGAGTTGTGGACTTGGAAAACCGAGTGAGCGATGGAAGGCGAATTCCGGTGGGTAATCCCGAGCCTCCGAGTCGTTCGAATCAGCCGAATTCGTTCGATCAGAGCTTGGACACGGGgagttggaaaaattggagagCCAACGATTATTTTACGGATCATAATCGTTTGGAAGATTCAGAATTTCCGAATTCCGTTCCTCGCAAACCATTCGCTCCTGAAATAAACAACTTTCAGCCCGAATCGAGCAACTACGTGAAGAGTGCGACTACTGCACCGGCGAGAGAACAGCATTTTGCGCCGGGAATAGAATCACCCGTGAAACTACCAAAACCACAATCATTAACGTCAAATTATTGGCCCACGAAAGATTTTGATTATCGAAATACAGAAACGCATGAAAATACACGAAATACTCGAAaatccaacgaaatcgttcCCGGCGTCGCATCCATCGAAATCAGTGAAATGCCACGACACAAAACTCGACATCATCACGGTGAAAAACCTCGAATCAGCAAACAACATCGTCGTCAGACGCCAGTAAACTAA